Proteins encoded in a region of the Photobacterium angustum genome:
- the gmhB gene encoding D-glycero-beta-D-manno-heptose 1,7-bisphosphate 7-phosphatase encodes MAKPAVFIDRDGVINVDHGYVHTVDDFEYIEGVFDACKKFKEMGYLLVLVTNQSGIARGMFSEDEFTSLTEWMDWNFVDNGVEFDGIYYCPHHATKGQGDYLQDCDCRKPKPGMFISARDFLKIDMSQSVMIGDKADDMKAATAADVALKVLVRTGKPITEEGEALANVVLDSIADVPAWLAKQ; translated from the coding sequence TTGGCCAAACCAGCAGTCTTTATTGACCGTGATGGCGTGATTAATGTTGATCACGGCTATGTACATACCGTTGATGATTTCGAATACATTGAAGGTGTATTTGACGCATGTAAAAAATTCAAAGAGATGGGTTATCTACTCGTATTGGTCACTAACCAATCAGGTATCGCTCGCGGTATGTTTAGCGAAGATGAATTTACTTCATTAACAGAGTGGATGGACTGGAACTTTGTAGATAATGGTGTTGAGTTTGACGGTATTTACTATTGCCCGCACCACGCAACAAAAGGGCAAGGTGATTACTTGCAAGATTGTGATTGCCGTAAACCAAAACCAGGTATGTTTATTTCAGCTCGCGACTTCTTGAAAATCGATATGTCACAATCTGTAATGATTGGTGATAAAGCGGATGATATGAAAGCTGCTACTGCTGCTGACGTTGCTCTAAAGGTACTCGTACGTACAGGTAAGCCAATCACTGAAGAAGGTGAAGCGTTAGCAAACGTAGTGTTAGACAGTATTGCTGATGTTCCAGCTTGGTTGGCTAAACAATAA
- the metN gene encoding methionine ABC transporter ATP-binding protein MetN: MIEIKQLNKVFYQGDKAINALSDINLTIKQGTIFGVIGSSGAGKSTLIRCVNLLERPSNGQVIVDGVDLTTLSNQKLTLARRKIGMIFQHFNLLSSRTVFDNVALPLELANTNKATIKTKVTELLALVGLEDKHQSYPANLSGGQKQRVAIARALASDPKVLLCDEATSALDPATTHSILELLQEINRKLNLTILLITHEMDVVKRICSEVAIIGDGKLVEQGSVGDIFSHPKTELAKDFIRSTLDLSIPADYQARMTKTQVENSYPLIRLEFTGASVDAPLISQVTRKFGLDISILSSDMDYAGGVKFGLMLAEFFGDQDSVENAVNFLRQNKVNVEVLGYVA; the protein is encoded by the coding sequence ATGATAGAAATAAAGCAACTCAATAAAGTCTTCTATCAAGGTGATAAGGCTATAAACGCATTAAGCGATATAAACCTTACGATTAAGCAAGGTACTATCTTTGGTGTTATTGGCTCATCCGGTGCAGGGAAAAGTACCCTCATTCGTTGTGTTAATTTATTAGAGCGCCCTTCTAATGGGCAAGTGATTGTCGATGGCGTCGACCTCACTACTCTGTCGAATCAAAAACTCACTTTGGCTCGTCGTAAAATAGGTATGATTTTCCAACATTTTAATCTACTTTCATCTCGCACAGTTTTTGATAATGTTGCTTTGCCTCTTGAGTTAGCCAATACCAATAAAGCGACAATAAAAACAAAAGTGACAGAGTTACTGGCTTTAGTCGGCCTTGAGGATAAACACCAAAGCTACCCAGCAAATTTAAGTGGTGGACAAAAGCAGCGTGTCGCGATCGCTCGTGCGTTAGCCTCTGATCCAAAAGTGTTACTCTGTGATGAAGCCACTAGCGCATTGGATCCTGCCACCACACATTCGATTCTAGAGCTACTGCAAGAAATTAACCGAAAGCTAAACCTAACTATTTTGCTTATTACCCATGAAATGGATGTAGTGAAGCGTATCTGTAGTGAAGTGGCGATTATTGGTGACGGTAAATTAGTTGAGCAAGGATCTGTAGGAGATATTTTCTCACATCCCAAAACAGAATTAGCCAAAGACTTTATTCGTTCAACATTGGATTTGTCGATTCCTGCTGATTACCAAGCCCGTATGACAAAAACTCAAGTAGAAAACTCATACCCTCTTATTCGTTTAGAGTTCACCGGTGCTTCTGTTGATGCGCCACTGATCAGCCAAGTAACACGTAAATTTGGTTTAGATATCAGTATTCTCAGTTCGGATATGGATTATGCGGGAGGAGTAAAATTTGGACTGATGTTAGCAGAGTTTTTTGGTGATCAAGACTCTGTTGAGAATGCTGTCAATTTTCTACGTCAAAATAAAGTGAATGTTGAGGTGCTTGGCTATGTCGCTTAA
- a CDS encoding methionine ABC transporter permease, with translation MSLNDLTLWWQQNTRLIDLLIEALGQTLTMVFVSGLIGFVIGIPLGVTLHLTKKNGLLENTTVNNILGIIVNIGRSIPFIILLVAIIPFTRFVVGSSIGTAAAIVPLAVGAIPFIARLVEGALLEIPSGLVEAAQSMGATPLQIIQKVLLPEALPGIINAVTITLVTLVSYSAMAGTVGGGGLGDVGIRYGYQRFDGTVMAITVVVLIILVQIIQSVGDYLVKRFDHR, from the coding sequence ATGTCGCTTAATGATTTAACCCTATGGTGGCAACAAAATACCCGCTTGATTGATTTACTCATTGAAGCATTAGGACAAACATTAACCATGGTGTTTGTGTCTGGACTGATTGGTTTTGTTATTGGTATTCCTTTGGGTGTCACCCTTCATTTAACAAAGAAAAATGGCTTGTTAGAGAATACTACCGTTAATAATATCCTTGGCATCATCGTTAATATTGGTCGCTCTATTCCTTTTATTATTCTGCTAGTTGCGATTATTCCTTTTACCCGCTTTGTTGTTGGTAGCTCAATTGGTACTGCTGCTGCGATAGTTCCTCTTGCTGTTGGTGCTATCCCTTTTATTGCTCGTTTAGTTGAAGGAGCACTATTAGAAATCCCATCAGGCTTAGTTGAAGCAGCGCAATCTATGGGAGCTACCCCACTCCAAATTATTCAAAAAGTTTTATTACCAGAAGCATTACCAGGCATCATCAATGCGGTAACGATCACCCTTGTTACCCTAGTCAGTTATTCCGCAATGGCCGGTACTGTAGGTGGTGGCGGTTTAGGTGATGTCGGTATTCGTTACGGTTACCAACGTTTTGATGGCACAGTCATGGCTATCACGGTAGTCGTTCTAATAATACTGGTACAAATTATTCAATCTGTTGGTGATTACCTCGTTAAACGTTTTGATCATCGATAA
- a CDS encoding MetQ/NlpA family lipoprotein: MAFNLKHVFALAGVAAALSLTGCGEKEAVVDNNKVKIGVMAGAEEQVAEVAAKQAKEKYGLDVELVSFTDYVSPNAALEEGSIDANAFQHKPYLDQQIKDRGYKFAVAGNTFVYPIAGYSNSIKSVDELKDGDKVAVPNDPTNLGRSLLLLQQQGLIKLKDGSGLTATVLDIVENPKNLKIVELEAAQLPRSLDDVALAVINTTYASSINLTPERDGVFVEDKESPYVNLIVSRKDNVDAENVKKFVQAYQSEDVYNSAKNIFNGGVVKGW; the protein is encoded by the coding sequence ATGGCGTTTAATCTAAAACATGTTTTTGCTCTTGCTGGTGTTGCTGCAGCACTATCACTGACTGGCTGTGGTGAAAAAGAAGCTGTCGTTGATAACAATAAAGTAAAAATTGGCGTCATGGCAGGAGCCGAAGAGCAAGTGGCAGAAGTTGCCGCTAAGCAGGCTAAAGAGAAATACGGCTTAGATGTCGAGTTGGTCTCATTTACCGATTACGTATCACCTAATGCTGCATTAGAAGAAGGCTCTATTGATGCTAATGCTTTCCAACACAAGCCATATCTTGATCAACAAATTAAAGATCGTGGTTATAAGTTTGCAGTAGCGGGGAATACTTTTGTTTACCCAATCGCAGGTTACTCAAACTCAATCAAATCTGTTGATGAGCTAAAAGACGGAGATAAAGTGGCAGTACCAAACGATCCAACCAACCTTGGTCGTTCACTCTTACTTCTTCAACAGCAAGGCCTAATTAAACTAAAAGACGGTTCAGGTTTAACTGCTACAGTATTAGATATTGTTGAAAACCCGAAAAACCTGAAGATTGTTGAGCTAGAAGCGGCACAATTACCACGCTCTTTAGATGATGTGGCACTTGCTGTTATTAACACAACTTACGCAAGTAGCATTAACTTAACGCCTGAGCGTGACGGTGTGTTTGTAGAAGATAAAGAATCACCGTATGTGAACCTTATCGTTTCTCGTAAAGACAATGTTGATGCAGAAAATGTGAAGAAATTTGTTCAAGCGTACCAATCTGAAGATGTATATAACTCTGCGAAAAATATCTTTAATGGTGGTGTTGTAAAAGGTTGGTAA
- the tsaA gene encoding tRNA (N6-threonylcarbamoyladenosine(37)-N6)-methyltransferase TrmO, with the protein MSYNIEPIGIIHSPYKEKFAVPRQPGLVPSARSEIVLQGAANSLEAVRGIEQFSHLWLLFLFDQNLEAGWRPTVRPPRLGGNERIGVFASRATFRPNGIGMSAVELKGVRNENGNVIIELGGVDLVNGTPIVDIKPYIPYSDSLPQAEGGFASSAPDLMPVCFSETALNQLPSKNKAYYQAVISEVLSQDPRPAYKKGKPDLKQYAVHLFDFNVHFSVTEQQITVNQIEKVNQ; encoded by the coding sequence ATGTCTTATAACATCGAACCTATCGGTATTATCCACTCTCCTTATAAAGAAAAGTTTGCTGTTCCTAGACAGCCAGGATTAGTGCCAAGTGCGCGTTCTGAAATTGTTTTACAAGGTGCTGCAAATTCATTAGAAGCAGTAAGAGGCATAGAACAATTTAGTCATTTGTGGTTATTATTTTTATTTGATCAGAATTTAGAAGCAGGATGGCGCCCAACCGTTCGACCGCCTCGATTGGGCGGTAATGAACGTATTGGTGTGTTTGCCAGCCGTGCCACATTCCGCCCAAATGGGATTGGTATGTCGGCAGTCGAATTAAAAGGGGTTCGTAATGAAAACGGTAATGTGATCATTGAACTCGGTGGTGTCGATTTAGTTAATGGCACCCCAATTGTTGATATAAAGCCTTATATCCCTTATTCCGATAGTTTACCCCAAGCAGAAGGCGGCTTTGCTTCAAGCGCACCGGATCTAATGCCAGTGTGTTTTAGCGAAACAGCGCTCAACCAACTACCATCAAAAAACAAAGCCTATTATCAAGCAGTAATCAGCGAAGTATTATCCCAAGATCCTCGCCCTGCTTATAAAAAAGGTAAACCCGATCTCAAACAATATGCAGTACATTTGTTTGATTTTAATGTTCACTTTTCCGTGACCGAACAACAAATAACCGTTAATCAGATCGAGAAAGTTAATCAATAG
- a CDS encoding proline--tRNA ligase produces the protein MRTSNYLLSTLKETPNDAEVISHQLMLRAGMIRKLASGLYTWLPTGLRVLRKVENIVRQEIDNAGAIETLMPVVQPFELWEETGRSEKMGPELLRFTDRHTRPFVLSPTAEEVITSLVRNEVSSYKQLPLNLYQIQTKFRDERRPRFGVMRAREFCMMDAYSFDIDKEGLQKSYDAMHDAYCKAFDRMGLEYRPVWADSGAIGGNGSQEFHVLAESGEDLIAFSTESDYAANIEKAEALAPAHDRAEPTVELSVIDTPNAKTIDELVEQHGIAIEKTIKTLFVKASDEIDAPIVALLVRGDHELNEIKAENLDWVVSPLEMATEEEIRQFVNAGPGSLGPVGLELPVIVDRTVAVMSDFAAGANIDGKHHVGINWGRDVELGRVEDLRNVVEGDPSPCGQGTLMLKRGIEVGHIFQLGNAYSEKMNCGVLDANGKNTILEMGCYGIGVSRVVASAIEQNHDENGIIWPDALAPFHVSIVPMNMAKSEEVKEAAEKLYADLTAAGIEVLFDDRKERPGVMFADHELLGIPHTIVIGNRSLENGEMEYKNRRTGIKEAVAVNDVVAFLKQKMA, from the coding sequence ATGCGTACCAGTAACTATCTTCTTTCTACTCTGAAGGAGACTCCAAACGACGCAGAAGTTATTAGCCACCAGCTAATGCTACGTGCAGGTATGATCCGTAAGCTGGCTTCAGGTCTATACACCTGGCTACCTACAGGTCTGCGTGTACTGCGTAAGGTCGAAAACATCGTTCGCCAAGAAATCGACAATGCAGGCGCAATCGAAACCTTGATGCCCGTTGTTCAGCCGTTTGAACTATGGGAAGAAACAGGTCGCTCTGAGAAAATGGGCCCTGAACTACTTCGCTTTACTGACCGCCATACTCGTCCGTTTGTGCTTAGCCCAACAGCAGAAGAAGTGATCACAAGCCTAGTACGCAACGAAGTAAGCTCTTACAAGCAACTTCCGCTGAACCTGTACCAAATCCAAACTAAATTCCGTGACGAGCGTCGTCCTCGTTTCGGCGTAATGCGTGCACGTGAATTCTGCATGATGGATGCTTACAGCTTTGACATTGACAAAGAAGGTCTACAAAAGTCTTACGATGCAATGCACGACGCTTACTGTAAAGCATTCGATCGCATGGGTCTTGAGTACCGTCCTGTATGGGCTGATTCTGGCGCGATCGGTGGTAATGGCTCTCAAGAGTTCCACGTATTAGCAGAAAGTGGCGAAGATTTAATCGCATTCTCTACAGAATCTGATTACGCAGCTAACATCGAAAAAGCAGAAGCACTAGCCCCTGCTCACGATCGTGCTGAACCAACAGTTGAACTGTCTGTTATCGATACACCAAATGCGAAAACTATCGATGAGTTAGTTGAGCAACACGGTATTGCTATCGAGAAAACAATCAAGACGCTATTTGTTAAAGCTTCTGATGAGATCGATGCGCCTATCGTAGCGCTATTAGTTCGTGGTGATCACGAATTGAACGAAATTAAAGCAGAAAACCTAGACTGGGTTGTTTCTCCACTGGAAATGGCAACTGAAGAAGAAATTCGTCAGTTCGTTAACGCAGGTCCTGGTTCACTAGGTCCTGTTGGATTAGAGCTACCTGTTATTGTTGACCGTACTGTCGCTGTAATGAGTGACTTTGCCGCTGGTGCAAACATCGATGGTAAACACCATGTTGGTATCAACTGGGGTCGCGACGTTGAACTAGGTCGCGTTGAAGATCTACGAAATGTAGTTGAAGGTGATCCAAGCCCATGTGGCCAAGGTACACTGATGCTTAAGCGTGGTATCGAAGTGGGTCACATCTTCCAATTAGGTAATGCTTATTCTGAGAAGATGAACTGTGGCGTGCTAGATGCTAACGGTAAAAACACCATTCTAGAAATGGGTTGTTACGGTATTGGTGTATCACGTGTTGTGGCATCAGCTATCGAACAGAACCATGACGAAAACGGTATTATCTGGCCAGATGCGCTTGCACCATTCCACGTTTCTATTGTTCCTATGAACATGGCGAAATCAGAAGAAGTAAAAGAAGCGGCAGAGAAGCTATATGCCGATCTAACTGCTGCTGGTATTGAAGTACTGTTTGATGATCGTAAAGAACGCCCTGGTGTAATGTTTGCAGATCACGAACTACTAGGTATTCCACATACTATCGTTATTGGTAACCGTAGCCTTGAAAACGGTGAGATGGAATATAAAAACCGTCGCACAGGTATCAAAGAAGCCGTTGCTGTAAATGATGTTGTTGCGTTTCTTAAGCAAAAAATGGCTTAA
- a CDS encoding GGDEF domain-containing protein — protein sequence MEHALFNRSHSSPSPKLKQKPLAADQRLLILQKLQGKLEIQALFQPLCRELDKQIDISRLIWTLDETTTLIRQGQSTPHQNSFALRFGDNSLGSLHYSTLYPLDDDEISLLHTYHRLFAGPLFNAIEYQKVKHMALKDKLSGLCNRMCFEQDIHHAIAMSEKRDVELVLFICDLDNFKQVNDNFGHLDGDKVIKDFANALKFATRTSDRCYRIGGDEFIILLQPASARSEIKVASRINQYIQQSPILGILNIGFSYGTATFNQGDSMLSLIERADRKLYHHKRNK from the coding sequence ATGGAACACGCTTTATTTAATCGATCTCATTCCTCACCTTCCCCTAAGCTAAAGCAAAAACCTTTAGCTGCGGATCAACGTCTGTTGATCCTGCAAAAGCTTCAAGGGAAACTGGAGATCCAAGCGTTATTTCAACCTCTCTGTAGGGAGCTAGATAAACAAATTGATATCTCTCGTTTAATCTGGACCCTTGATGAAACCACAACATTGATCCGCCAAGGACAATCGACCCCTCATCAAAACAGCTTTGCTTTACGCTTTGGTGATAACTCTTTAGGCTCACTTCATTATTCCACTCTTTATCCATTAGATGACGACGAAATAAGCTTATTACATACCTACCACCGTTTATTTGCTGGCCCTCTATTTAATGCGATTGAATATCAAAAAGTAAAACACATGGCACTGAAAGATAAACTTTCAGGGCTGTGTAATCGAATGTGTTTTGAGCAAGATATTCATCATGCTATTGCAATGAGCGAAAAACGAGATGTGGAGTTGGTACTGTTTATTTGTGACTTAGATAATTTTAAACAAGTGAATGATAACTTTGGTCACCTTGATGGAGACAAAGTTATTAAAGATTTTGCTAATGCATTGAAGTTTGCAACGCGCACCTCAGATCGTTGTTATCGCATCGGAGGTGATGAGTTTATTATCTTGCTTCAACCTGCTAGTGCTCGTTCTGAAATAAAAGTAGCGTCACGGATCAACCAATATATTCAACAAAGCCCAATCTTGGGGATCTTAAATATTGGATTTTCCTATGGTACTGCGACCTTTAATCAAGGCGATTCTATGCTGTCTTTGATCGAACGTGCTGATCGTAAGCTTTATCATCACAAGCGTAATAAATAA
- a CDS encoding YaeP family protein, translating to MQIYQCCELIRATYAQIGSGDQGYIPAAITCAIKTFNDIAEDTNLPLEVRERAAFAAANLLISDHEDK from the coding sequence ATGCAAATTTATCAATGCTGTGAGCTTATCCGAGCAACTTACGCGCAAATAGGTAGTGGAGATCAAGGCTATATTCCTGCGGCTATTACCTGTGCAATTAAAACCTTCAATGATATTGCCGAAGATACTAATTTACCGCTTGAAGTCCGTGAGCGTGCAGCCTTTGCTGCTGCGAACTTATTAATCAGTGATCATGAGGACAAATAA
- a CDS encoding DUF4250 domain-containing protein, translating into MDLSKFESMDPIMLMSIVNMKIRDDFQDLDELVKFYDIDRQKLIDKLASAGFEYLPEAKQFR; encoded by the coding sequence ATGGATTTATCTAAATTTGAAAGCATGGATCCCATCATGTTAATGAGTATTGTAAACATGAAGATCCGTGATGATTTCCAAGATCTCGATGAACTCGTTAAATTCTACGATATTGATCGCCAAAAGCTAATCGATAAACTTGCAAGTGCTGGGTTTGAATACTTACCAGAAGCAAAACAATTTCGCTAA
- a CDS encoding aromatic amino acid transport family protein has protein sequence MSKPSTLGGACIIASVCVGAGMLGLPSAGAGAWTFWSVIAISLTMVMMTLSGWLLLEALKHYDFKVSFNTITKDVLNTKINIINNLSLYFVGGILLYAYISSSGMIFSNILGIDSKLASILFVAISSTFVLHSTRAVDRISILLIVFMLVSFLIGISGLATHIKVPVLLDTTHLHASYSPYALVLLPVALTSFGYHHSVSTMRDYYRDEYQAKNAILGGTLIALGFYLVWVICIFGNLPRDAFGPVVSAGGGIDALAQALDSVIDSNSIKQAIRIFSIAAVVSSFIGVGLGVFDYLADLFGFEDSKQGRLKTWAITFLPPLILSLFAPLGFLSAIGLAGAAATIWACIIPALLAKKTRQCKEKKDGFVVPGGNVTVYVVIGFGVVTAIFHIMAMANLLPIFKG, from the coding sequence ATGAGCAAACCATCGACACTTGGCGGAGCGTGTATTATTGCAAGCGTTTGTGTAGGCGCGGGCATGTTAGGTTTACCGAGTGCTGGGGCGGGTGCATGGACATTCTGGAGCGTTATTGCAATATCTTTAACCATGGTTATGATGACATTATCAGGCTGGTTATTATTAGAAGCGCTTAAGCATTATGATTTTAAAGTGTCTTTTAATACCATCACAAAAGATGTACTTAATACTAAAATTAATATTATCAATAATCTGTCATTATACTTTGTTGGTGGTATTTTGCTTTATGCCTATATTTCATCATCAGGTATGATTTTTAGTAATATATTAGGGATTGATAGTAAGTTAGCTTCTATTTTATTTGTCGCAATCAGTTCGACCTTTGTTCTGCATTCAACGCGAGCGGTTGATCGTATTTCTATTTTACTGATTGTTTTTATGTTGGTGAGTTTTTTAATTGGAATTTCAGGACTAGCGACACATATCAAAGTTCCGGTTTTACTTGATACGACTCACTTACATGCTAGCTACTCTCCTTATGCGTTAGTACTATTACCCGTTGCATTAACTTCTTTTGGTTACCACCACTCGGTTAGCACAATGCGCGACTATTACCGCGATGAATACCAAGCTAAAAATGCGATTTTAGGTGGCACATTAATCGCGTTAGGTTTCTATTTAGTGTGGGTGATTTGTATTTTTGGTAACTTACCTCGTGATGCATTTGGTCCTGTGGTTTCGGCTGGTGGCGGTATTGATGCTTTAGCGCAAGCACTTGATAGCGTGATTGACTCAAACAGTATTAAACAAGCAATCCGTATTTTTTCAATTGCCGCTGTTGTTTCTTCGTTTATCGGTGTTGGTCTGGGGGTCTTTGATTACTTAGCTGATTTATTTGGCTTTGAAGATTCAAAACAAGGACGATTGAAGACGTGGGCTATCACTTTCTTACCACCGTTGATCCTTTCATTATTTGCACCACTGGGCTTCTTATCTGCGATTGGTTTAGCTGGTGCTGCTGCAACGATTTGGGCGTGTATTATTCCGGCTTTATTGGCTAAAAAGACTCGCCAATGCAAAGAAAAGAAAGATGGGTTTGTTGTACCTGGCGGTAATGTGACGGTATACGTTGTGATTGGCTTTGGTGTGGTGACCGCAATATTCCATATTATGGCGATGGCGAATTTACTGCCGATCTTTAAAGGTTAA
- the tilS gene encoding tRNA lysidine(34) synthetase TilS produces MLKDIMLYSAFCRQLLTHLPASKRFVLAFSGGLDSRVLLDLMARFITQNPEYSCHAVYVHHGLSTNADIWADKCVVWAKSAGISCDVERVKVLTGNRISLEQAAREARYNILAQHVNMGDMLLTAQHSDDQIETFLLALKRGSGPAGLAAMPMILPFAKGTHLRPLLNITRADIEQYGLEYKLSWVEDESNQDERYDRNFIRHQITPRLVERWPSIHKSVARSSALCGEQEALLAELLATQLAQAIQPDGSLLLASDVSQRVGMALIRQWLKKQSVLMPSLAQLEQIWFNVVQAKEDANPKLCWANVEVRRYQKKLYLLLQWDDISQWQNNIDLDSPCLLPQNLGTLVLNQEGAYPLLRQPESDEIITVRFHYQGDAIKPVGRCGSRKLKKLYQEYNVPSWLRSRTPLIFYGDKLAAVVGYFVVSEFSGHDITIDLNS; encoded by the coding sequence ATGTTGAAAGATATCATGTTGTATTCTGCTTTTTGTCGTCAATTATTGACTCACCTCCCTGCAAGTAAACGGTTTGTTCTTGCTTTTAGTGGTGGGCTCGATTCTCGTGTACTGCTTGATTTAATGGCGCGATTTATTACACAAAATCCAGAATATAGCTGTCATGCCGTTTATGTACATCATGGGTTAAGCACTAATGCTGATATATGGGCTGATAAGTGTGTGGTTTGGGCTAAAAGTGCAGGCATTAGCTGTGATGTTGAACGTGTAAAAGTGCTAACAGGAAACCGAATTAGCCTTGAGCAAGCTGCACGAGAAGCGCGGTATAACATTTTAGCGCAACACGTCAACATGGGTGACATGTTATTAACCGCTCAACATAGTGACGATCAGATTGAAACTTTTCTATTGGCATTAAAGCGCGGGAGTGGCCCTGCTGGATTAGCAGCGATGCCAATGATACTCCCTTTTGCTAAAGGAACGCATTTAAGACCATTACTCAATATTACTCGTGCTGATATTGAGCAATACGGATTGGAGTACAAACTCTCTTGGGTTGAAGATGAAAGCAATCAAGATGAGCGTTATGATCGCAATTTTATTCGCCATCAAATAACGCCTCGACTAGTTGAACGTTGGCCAAGTATTCATAAATCAGTCGCACGAAGTAGCGCGTTGTGCGGTGAGCAAGAAGCATTGTTAGCTGAGTTATTAGCAACACAACTTGCTCAAGCGATCCAACCTGATGGTAGCTTATTGCTTGCTTCTGATGTGAGCCAACGTGTTGGTATGGCGTTAATTCGTCAGTGGTTAAAAAAACAATCAGTCTTAATGCCATCGTTAGCACAGCTTGAACAGATTTGGTTTAACGTAGTACAGGCAAAAGAGGATGCGAATCCCAAACTGTGTTGGGCAAATGTTGAAGTGCGTCGCTATCAAAAGAAGTTATATTTACTGCTGCAATGGGATGATATTAGCCAGTGGCAAAACAATATTGATTTAGATTCTCCTTGCCTGTTACCGCAAAATTTAGGGACGCTGGTTTTAAATCAAGAGGGTGCTTATCCTTTATTAAGACAGCCAGAATCTGATGAGATTATAACTGTGCGTTTTCACTATCAAGGTGATGCTATTAAGCCTGTAGGACGATGTGGCAGCAGAAAATTAAAAAAACTTTATCAAGAATATAATGTGCCAAGTTGGTTACGCAGTCGTACGCCTCTTATCTTTTATGGCGATAAACTTGCTGCTGTAGTGGGGTATTTTGTCGTTTCTGAGTTTTCTGGTCATGATATTACGATTGATCTTAATTCTTAA
- the accA gene encoding acetyl-CoA carboxylase carboxyl transferase subunit alpha, giving the protein MSLNFLEFEQPIAELEAKIEALRDVSRRDESNSVDLEKEIEQLEKKSLELTKKIFGDLGAWQVAQLARHPQRPYTFDYVEHMFEEFDELAGDRAFADDKALVGGIARIDGRPVMVIGHQKGRGTTEKVKRNFGMPKPEGYRKALRLMKMAERFNMPVITFIDTAGAYPGVGAEERGQSEAIAMNLKVMAGLKVPVICNVVGEGGSGGALAIGVGDCVNMLQYSTYSVISPEGCASILWRDSDKAPQAAEAMGMTAPRLKELELIDNIIEEPLGGAHRNVLLMANTLKAQLKATLAELDELDTETLLERRYQRLMSYGYC; this is encoded by the coding sequence ATGAGCCTGAACTTCCTCGAGTTTGAACAACCGATTGCAGAGCTAGAAGCAAAAATTGAAGCATTACGTGATGTATCTCGTCGTGATGAGTCTAATTCGGTTGATCTAGAAAAAGAAATTGAGCAACTAGAAAAGAAAAGCCTAGAGCTTACCAAGAAAATCTTTGGTGATCTTGGTGCATGGCAGGTTGCGCAACTCGCACGCCATCCTCAGCGCCCATATACTTTTGATTATGTCGAGCACATGTTCGAAGAGTTTGATGAATTGGCAGGCGATCGCGCGTTTGCTGATGATAAAGCGTTAGTCGGTGGTATTGCCCGTATTGATGGCCGTCCTGTTATGGTGATTGGTCATCAAAAAGGCCGTGGTACGACTGAGAAGGTGAAGCGTAACTTTGGCATGCCTAAGCCAGAAGGTTACCGTAAAGCATTACGTTTAATGAAAATGGCAGAGCGCTTTAATATGCCTGTGATCACCTTCATTGATACAGCTGGTGCATATCCTGGTGTCGGTGCTGAAGAGCGTGGTCAATCAGAAGCTATCGCGATGAACCTAAAAGTTATGGCTGGCTTGAAAGTGCCTGTTATCTGTAATGTGGTTGGTGAAGGCGGCTCTGGCGGCGCATTAGCGATCGGTGTGGGTGATTGCGTTAATATGCTGCAATATTCAACCTACTCTGTTATTTCACCTGAAGGTTGTGCATCAATCTTATGGCGTGATTCAGACAAAGCACCGCAAGCGGCTGAAGCAATGGGTATGACAGCTCCTCGCTTAAAAGAGTTGGAGCTGATTGATAACATCATTGAAGAGCCACTGGGTGGCGCTCACCGTAATGTGTTACTCATGGCAAACACATTAAAAGCACAACTTAAGGCAACATTGGCTGAACTGGATGAATTAGATACTGAGACGTTACTTGAACGTCGTTATCAGCGTCTAATGAGTTATGGTTACTGCTAA